One window from the genome of Osmerus eperlanus chromosome 1, fOsmEpe2.1, whole genome shotgun sequence encodes:
- the padi2 gene encoding protein-arginine deiminase type-2 isoform X1, with the protein MNSSPQSSPGETMDRTQQQVQRSELPEVIQNAKKRVAEKYRPMHRTLRLDITKPNRAVHIAGTALKINLYMSAPPSSRFFSVKCSPQVQIRISPAPSDAGPAPLRSSSVLLFSMDSPSVAVNDSKLSVMYYGKNSEVLAKAVLHLTSVEIYLDVDADRDGEVERNNPNKGSWTWGPDGQGAILLVNCDSERTYGKRVDSEQKDVTRVSDLKDMSPMLLRIRGPPSLPEGYKLALHISQKDGSSLRVFRTRSTEDVHRGLINLFYSSFVKDYPLVVGKEILSQEVPYRGGNSESKFYVEGLRFPDSDFDGLVQINLSLLEPSSKGCPETPIFTDRVVFRVAPWIMTPNTLTPVEVFVCSTSDNAQFVKAVRRLVQDYGCKLKICSEFKNRGDRWMQDEMEFGYIDSPHQRFPVVLDSPRDRGLQDFPFDELLGPDFGYVSRLANSEEVTSLDSFGNLEVSPPVTVNGKEYPLGRIIIGVAFPTTTQGRNMTRVVQDFLWAQKVQEPIALYSDWLTVGHVDEFMTFVPAPDRKGFRLLLASPEAGYKVFRRLQIHGHGQANMFDGLGEKQEIKVDDILADEKLQADNNFVQGCIDWNRDVLKRELGLEDDDIIDLPILFRVDEEDCRAAAFYPDMVNMLVLGRTLGVPKPFGPRVEGRCALEAEMIRLMEPLGLSCTFIDDFSSYHQLLGEVHCGSNVRREAFTFRWWHLQV; encoded by the exons ATGAACTCATCTCCACAGTCGAGCCCAGGTGAAACAATGGATCGTACTCAACAGCAGGTTCAAAGGAGCGAGCTTCCAGAAGTTATTCAAAATGCTAAAAAACGGGTTGCTGAAAAATATAGGCCAATGCATCGAACTCTCCGTCTTGACATCACAAAACCCAACCGCGCTGTTCACATCGCCGGCACCGCGCTGAAGATCAACCTGTACAT GagcgctcctcccagctccaggtTCTTCTCGGTGAAATGCAGCCCCCAGGTGCAGATCAGGAtcagccccgccccctcagacgctggccccgcccccctcaggAGCAGCTCTGTGTTGCTGTTCAGCATGGACTCCCCCAGCGTGGCTGTGAACGACAGCAAg CTGTCGGTCATGTACTATGGGAAGAACAGCGAGGTCCTGGCCAAAGCTGTTCTGCACCTGACTTCAGTTG AGATCTATCTGGATGTGGATGCTGATAGGGATGGCGAGGTGGAGAGGAACAACCCCAACAAG GGATCCTGGACTTGGGGCCCGGACGGCCAGGGAGCCATCCTATTGGTCAACTGTGACTCTGAACGCACCTATGGGAAGAGAGTGGACAGCGAGCAAAAGGATGTCACCAGAGTGTCAG ATCTGAAGGACATGTCTCCGATGTTGCTGCGGATCCGAGGCCCCCCCAGCCTGCCAGAAGGCTACAAGCTGGCCCTGCACATCTCCCAGAAGGATGGCAGCAGCCTGCGTGTCTTCAGGACCAGGTCCACCGAGGACGTCCACCGCGGCCTGA TTAACCTGTTTTACAGTTCCTTTGTGAAGGACTACCCTCTAGTTGTGGGCAAGGAGATTCTCTCTCAGGAGGTTCCTTACCGCGGGGGGAACTCAGAGAGCAAGTTCTATGTGGAGGGCCTCCGGTTTCCCGACAGTGACTTTGATGGCCTCGTCCAGATCAACCTCAGTCTGTTAGAACCCAGCTCCAAG GGCTGTCCTGAGACACCCATCTTCACAGACCGAGTTGTGTTCAGGGTGGCTCCCTGGATCATGACACCCAACACCCTCACACCTGTCGAGGTGTTCGTCTGCAG CACCTCTGACAATGCCCAGTTTGTGAAGGCAGTGAGGAGGCTGGTCCAAGACTATGGCTGCAAGCTGAAGATCTGTAGTGAGTTCAAAAACAGAGGAGACCGCTGGATGCAG GATGAGATGGAGTTTGGCTACATAGACTCTCCTCACCAGCGCTTCCCTGTGGTGCTGGACTCCCCTCGGGACAGAGGCCTGCAGGACTTCCCCTTTGACGAACTGCTG GGCCCAGACTTCGGCTATGTGTCGCGGCTGGCTAACTCTGAGGAGGTGACCAGCCTGGACTCGTTTGGGAACCTGGAGGTGAGCCCCCCTGTGACAGTGAATGGGAAGGAATACCCCCTGGGGAGGATCATCATTGGAGTGGCCTTCCCTAC gacgacCCAGGGTCGCAACATGACAAGGGTGGTTCAGGACTTCCTGTGGGCTCAGAAGGTCCAGGAACCCATTGCGCTGTACTCTGATTGGCTCACGGTGGGTCATGTGGACGAGTTCATGACCTTTGTTCCCGCTCCTGACAGGAAG ggTTTCCGCCTGCTCTTGGCCAGTCCTGAAGCAGGCTATAAGGTGTTCAGACGCCTGCAGATCCACGGACACGGACAGGCCAACATGTTCGACG GTCTGGGAGAAAAACAGGAAATCAAAGTGGATGATATTCTGGCAGATGAGAAACTGCAAGCAGACAATAACTTTGTCCAG GGCTGCATTGACTGGAACCGAGATGTTCTGAAGAGAGAGCTGGGTCTGGAAGATGATGACATCATCGACCTGCCCATCCTGTTCAGGGTGGACGAGGAGGACTGCCGTGCAGCAGCCTTCTACCCAGACATG gtGAACATGCTGGTGCTGGGGAGGACCCTGGGGGTCCCCAAGCCCTTCGGGCCCCGGGTGGAAGGCCGCTGCGCGCTGGAGGCGGAGATGATCCGTCTGATGGAGccgctggggctgagctgcacctTCATAGACGACTTCTCCAGCTACCACCAGCTGCTGGGAGAGGTGCACTGCGGCTCCAACGTGCGCAGGGAGGCCTTCACCTTCAGGTGGTGGCACCTGCAGGTGTag
- the padi2 gene encoding protein-arginine deiminase type-2 isoform X2, whose translation MQPQSRTLRIEYGKTTSVTYVIGTEVTVNINRSAPPSSRFFSVKCSPQVQIRISPAPSDAGPAPLRSSSVLLFSMDSPSVAVNDSKLSVMYYGKNSEVLAKAVLHLTSVEIYLDVDADRDGEVERNNPNKGSWTWGPDGQGAILLVNCDSERTYGKRVDSEQKDVTRVSDLKDMSPMLLRIRGPPSLPEGYKLALHISQKDGSSLRVFRTRSTEDVHRGLINLFYSSFVKDYPLVVGKEILSQEVPYRGGNSESKFYVEGLRFPDSDFDGLVQINLSLLEPSSKGCPETPIFTDRVVFRVAPWIMTPNTLTPVEVFVCSTSDNAQFVKAVRRLVQDYGCKLKICSEFKNRGDRWMQDEMEFGYIDSPHQRFPVVLDSPRDRGLQDFPFDELLGPDFGYVSRLANSEEVTSLDSFGNLEVSPPVTVNGKEYPLGRIIIGVAFPTTTQGRNMTRVVQDFLWAQKVQEPIALYSDWLTVGHVDEFMTFVPAPDRKGFRLLLASPEAGYKVFRRLQIHGHGQANMFDGLGEKQEIKVDDILADEKLQADNNFVQGCIDWNRDVLKRELGLEDDDIIDLPILFRVDEEDCRAAAFYPDMVNMLVLGRTLGVPKPFGPRVEGRCALEAEMIRLMEPLGLSCTFIDDFSSYHQLLGEVHCGSNVRREAFTFRWWHLQV comes from the exons ATGCAGCCACAGTCGCGGACGCTAAGAATTGAATATGGAAAAACAACAAGTGTAACATATGTTATTGGGACGGAAGTCACCGTGAACATAAACAG GagcgctcctcccagctccaggtTCTTCTCGGTGAAATGCAGCCCCCAGGTGCAGATCAGGAtcagccccgccccctcagacgctggccccgcccccctcaggAGCAGCTCTGTGTTGCTGTTCAGCATGGACTCCCCCAGCGTGGCTGTGAACGACAGCAAg CTGTCGGTCATGTACTATGGGAAGAACAGCGAGGTCCTGGCCAAAGCTGTTCTGCACCTGACTTCAGTTG AGATCTATCTGGATGTGGATGCTGATAGGGATGGCGAGGTGGAGAGGAACAACCCCAACAAG GGATCCTGGACTTGGGGCCCGGACGGCCAGGGAGCCATCCTATTGGTCAACTGTGACTCTGAACGCACCTATGGGAAGAGAGTGGACAGCGAGCAAAAGGATGTCACCAGAGTGTCAG ATCTGAAGGACATGTCTCCGATGTTGCTGCGGATCCGAGGCCCCCCCAGCCTGCCAGAAGGCTACAAGCTGGCCCTGCACATCTCCCAGAAGGATGGCAGCAGCCTGCGTGTCTTCAGGACCAGGTCCACCGAGGACGTCCACCGCGGCCTGA TTAACCTGTTTTACAGTTCCTTTGTGAAGGACTACCCTCTAGTTGTGGGCAAGGAGATTCTCTCTCAGGAGGTTCCTTACCGCGGGGGGAACTCAGAGAGCAAGTTCTATGTGGAGGGCCTCCGGTTTCCCGACAGTGACTTTGATGGCCTCGTCCAGATCAACCTCAGTCTGTTAGAACCCAGCTCCAAG GGCTGTCCTGAGACACCCATCTTCACAGACCGAGTTGTGTTCAGGGTGGCTCCCTGGATCATGACACCCAACACCCTCACACCTGTCGAGGTGTTCGTCTGCAG CACCTCTGACAATGCCCAGTTTGTGAAGGCAGTGAGGAGGCTGGTCCAAGACTATGGCTGCAAGCTGAAGATCTGTAGTGAGTTCAAAAACAGAGGAGACCGCTGGATGCAG GATGAGATGGAGTTTGGCTACATAGACTCTCCTCACCAGCGCTTCCCTGTGGTGCTGGACTCCCCTCGGGACAGAGGCCTGCAGGACTTCCCCTTTGACGAACTGCTG GGCCCAGACTTCGGCTATGTGTCGCGGCTGGCTAACTCTGAGGAGGTGACCAGCCTGGACTCGTTTGGGAACCTGGAGGTGAGCCCCCCTGTGACAGTGAATGGGAAGGAATACCCCCTGGGGAGGATCATCATTGGAGTGGCCTTCCCTAC gacgacCCAGGGTCGCAACATGACAAGGGTGGTTCAGGACTTCCTGTGGGCTCAGAAGGTCCAGGAACCCATTGCGCTGTACTCTGATTGGCTCACGGTGGGTCATGTGGACGAGTTCATGACCTTTGTTCCCGCTCCTGACAGGAAG ggTTTCCGCCTGCTCTTGGCCAGTCCTGAAGCAGGCTATAAGGTGTTCAGACGCCTGCAGATCCACGGACACGGACAGGCCAACATGTTCGACG GTCTGGGAGAAAAACAGGAAATCAAAGTGGATGATATTCTGGCAGATGAGAAACTGCAAGCAGACAATAACTTTGTCCAG GGCTGCATTGACTGGAACCGAGATGTTCTGAAGAGAGAGCTGGGTCTGGAAGATGATGACATCATCGACCTGCCCATCCTGTTCAGGGTGGACGAGGAGGACTGCCGTGCAGCAGCCTTCTACCCAGACATG gtGAACATGCTGGTGCTGGGGAGGACCCTGGGGGTCCCCAAGCCCTTCGGGCCCCGGGTGGAAGGCCGCTGCGCGCTGGAGGCGGAGATGATCCGTCTGATGGAGccgctggggctgagctgcacctTCATAGACGACTTCTCCAGCTACCACCAGCTGCTGGGAGAGGTGCACTGCGGCTCCAACGTGCGCAGGGAGGCCTTCACCTTCAGGTGGTGGCACCTGCAGGTGTag